The Polaribacter sp. KT25b genome contains the following window.
CCAATAATTTTTTCATTGCTTTTCAATGTGTAAAGAACATCTTTTTTTAAATCATTCTCAATGATTGAGATTGAAGGATAATTATCTGTCCATTGATAAATTCCATTATTTTCTAAATCGATTTTACCATTTAGATAAATTTGAAATATTTTTTCTAAATCAAAAAGTTGTCCTTTTTCTATTTTCGATTGGTCAATTTTTACTAATTCAGTCTCTGTGTCATAAATAAGAATTCCTTGATTTTCGCTATCAAGATGTTCAATTAATTTTCCGTTTTTGTTCCATACAGCACTTTGACCAACGCTAATAAAGTTGTGGCAATTACCAATACAATTAGACATTAAGATTGGTGTGCTAAATTCTCTGGCAATTTTTGGAAAGTGTTTATATGCCTTTTCAATTCCACCTTTTGGTTTTGCAACACTTGCAATGTAAATATCTGCACCTTCTTTATTAGCATTCAAAAAGTGTTCACTTTGTAGAGTTTCAAAGCAAATTCCAATCGCAATTTTTTTTTCTTTAATATTTAGAATTACTTGGTCATTTCCACAAACAAAATATGGTAATTCGTCTGAATGTAACATTTGCTTGGAATAAACAACTCTCTTTTCGTTTGGCTGAAAAATTAACATACTGATTTTTATTCCGTCATTTGCTTTTGTCGGCATTCCTATTCCAATTGTTACGTCATTATTGTTAGAAAGTTCTTGAAATAGATTAAAAATACTATTTTCTATTTCTGTAGTAAGTTCTTTGGCTAAATTAGGTTCGTAATTAGTAATTGATAATTCGGGAAAGATGATTAAATCAGTATTTGATTTGACTCCAAGTTCAATTATTCGCAAGTGATTCTGAATGTTTTCTTTGGCTTTTCCTTTTTGAGATTTCGTTTGTGCAATGCAAATTTTCATTTCTTGGATGTGGTTTGTTTTAATTGCCCACAACGTTTTGGTATAAGCTTTGTTGCGGGTTTCAAGCATTAAATTTAGTAAATAAAACACAAACCAAGAAAATTAGAGAGAATCTTCGAAAACAGACAAGAAGTCAGTAATAAATTATATATGGCTTAAGTTAGCAAACCTTTTATATCATTTAGTTTGTAGTAAAAGAAGCTGTACTTATACCACCATTAGTTACTGTATTATCTGCATATTTTGCGTAAGGTCTAAAAAAGTATTGAGTTCCAAACGTTAAAGGTTCAGCTACAACTGAATAACTTGTAGTTAAAATAACACCTTTATTGTGAACTCCATTAAAACCTTCAACTTCGTTAGTACTGCTATTAGTGAAATCACTGTTTACACTATACTCAACACCAAATTCTACAGGTATTTCTTTCATAATATCATTGATGTTTAAAGTAACAGTTATGAAATTTGTCTGAATTAAAAAGGCATCAGATTCTATAGCTAAAGTTAAATCTCTATTTGCGCTTGCATCAATATTTGTAGAAGCTTGTATCTCATTCCCATAGAAAAAAGTACCATCATCATATTCAAAATATCCTCTAATATAATATGTTTGATTGCTTGTTAAGCCTTCAATATATCCAGTTGCGGCTGAACTACTTCCGCTTACATTAGATGTATTATTAGCACTAACTAGAGGGGTAGAAGAAGTTCCATAAACAAAACCTCTATTTATTTCATTACCAAAATTAGCATTATTTTGAAAAGTTCCTGAAATGATAAGGTTTACTGTACCATCGAAGTTAATAAAAAAATCAGTATCATCATTCGTAGTAAAAACTCTATCATCTAAGGGGTTCATCGGTTTTTCATCACTTGAACAGCTATTAAATGTTATTGTAAAAATCAATAAAAAAGCTACTTTGAATAAATATTTAATTTTCATTGTTTTCATTGTTTTTAAAAAGGGCATAATTTAGAAAAGCATTTTATTTATCAATAACTAAACCAAAAACAGCATTTTAAAATCTACTATTGTTTTTGTAATAAAACGGCAATATATTTGGATTATTTCAGGGGGTGTTATAATGTTTGTCAACAGTTTTTGGTTGTAAGTAGTTATTTTAATTTTTTAACGCTTCAATTTCTTCAATGTAACTTATTCGGTCAGATTTCGAGATAGATTTATCATTATTAATGAGCTCAATCGATTTATTAAGAAACAGAAGTCCTTTTTCATAATCTTTTTGAGTCATATAGATTTCTCCTATCCAACTGAAATAGCTAAAATCTTTAGGATATTTTTCTATTGCTTTAACTAAAACTTCCAGTGTGAAATTTAGTTTCTTTGTACCATATATATTGTCATAATCATTGTAGTACTCGGAAGCAATGCTATTATAGAATAATTCAGACGGTAGTATTTTAAAACCCAGTTCAGATGATAAAGATGAATATAATTCTTGAAAACCATTCCATGGTACCTTATTTTTTGATGCTTTTGCAAGATTAAAACAGATGTCTATTCTTCTGCCATAATCTTTAAAAATTTCACTTAGTGCTCTACTTGCAGTTAAACCTGGTGTAAGATTATGTGTTACTTTATATTTGTAATATCTCCATTCTAAGTTTTTAGGTAAATCTTTTGAAATTAAATAGGAATTTAAAGTATCTACAGCTGTTTCATGTAAATCTCCATACGATTGTTCTCCTACCGAAAAATAGTAAAAGTATTTATGGGGAATCGAAGGAATCTTGTTTAAGAAAAATTCAAATTGGGCTTGCTGCTGTTTATCTCCAAAGTCGAAATTAGACACACTGTTTGCTATTGCACCGTTGAAAAAATCTGGGCTTTTTGATAGAGCGTAAGAAGAAAAAATAGCTGTTCGAGAATGTCCTATCAATAAATTAAAGTTTGAGATAGAGTAATTCTTTTTTAATTCATTATTTAACTCTTTCTCTAAAAAGATTATAAAATCATCGGCTTTACCACCGGAAATATTTGGATTTGTCCATTTGTTTCTTTTTTTCCAAGGAAAAGTAATGCCAACAACGATGGCTTCTGGCATCCATAGTAAACTGGTTAAATAATCAATTGTATTGAGATTGTATTTATAGTTATTTTGATTTTGCTTATCTAATAAATAAATAATTGGATATTCAGCGTCTGTATTATTCTTAATCCCTTTAGGCAAGGTTATTTCCAGACTTACAGAATCGTTTAATGTTTCAGAATATAAATTTAATTGAAATGGTTGTTTGTAAGAGGAATATTCTTGGGCTAATGCCGAATATTTGACAACTATTAAAAAAAAGAATATGCAATATGTTTTCATTTATTTTTTTTTATTTTCTTCAAATTATTTACAACGAACGACCTAGTACAAGAATATTGGAGGATTTTTAAACACTAACTTTTCGGTTAACCACAGACTTTTTTTTATTTACTTTGTTTCGTTTTAGCTATTAAACCGATATTATTTTTATATATTGTTGTAATCAGTTTTTATCGATTTCTTCTTGCCAATTCATCTTCTGTAATATAACCATCTTTATTTTTATCGCGTTTATTAAAGTTTTCTTTTAATTTACCTTTTGCTTCAGATTTTGATACTTTACCATCATGGTTAGTATCCATATTGGCTAACATTCTTTCAAAAGATGGCCCTGAATTTTTTGCTTTTTGGCTATTATTGTTATTATTATTATTATTATTATGTTTACCTTTATTAAAACCAAAGGTTCTTGAGCCATTATCTTCTGGCGTTATATTAATAGTGTATTTATGAGTAAGTGCCATACACATGTTAGAAGTGCATCCATAATAATGGAGCGTTAATTCTATTTGATCTGCTGGTGATGCTCCTTTTATATCTACCCAAAATTGACGTGGTTCAGTGTCGCTATCTCCAGGGCCTTTTTCAGCACTTGCTTCTTGTGGAGAAGCTGTAACTCCTTCTGGTAATTCAAGAACATATTTCATTGGTGGCGTTAGGTTGTTCCAATGAGCATCAAGAATAGGGTCTGGAAAGAATCCTAATGCTAATTTACCATTCCCCGTTTCAATAAGATTTCTATCGGCTTCTGCACGTAACTTAACATAATAGGTGTCTTCAGGTTTTTTAGGTACAATAGATAAAATATTTAACCCTTCTGGTCTATATATTGTGGTATTTGTTTCTTCATTTAAACGTTTTTCGTATCGCTTAATAACAGGTAAATCAAGGTCTTTAATAGTAGTTAGTGTACTTGCTGCTCCAACCTTATCACTTAACATTTGGCGCAACTCTTGTTCTTTAAGTTTACCCCATCCTTTAACAATCTTGCCTTCTGGAGATATTAAATATACCGATTGAGAACCAGAATTTAAAGCAATACGAATGTTATCATCCATAGCATCTACAATCCATGGAACTTTTGTACCTAACTTCTTTTTTACTTCTTTAACCATAAGTAATCTTTCCGAAATATTTTGTGCTTCAACATATCCATCTAATTCTGGGTGACGCAAACTTTTATACACAAAAAAGAATTGTACATCTTTTGGCGCATAATCTACGTTTAAAGCCTCAATACCAGTATATGCTTTATGAAATTCCGGACAAGTTAAACATCCCATAGCCAATACGGTATACTTACCTTTGCTTAACTCTTTTATTTTTAATGAATTTCCATTCGCAGAAAAAGCATTTAAATCTGGTAATTCTCCACTCGTTACAACACCTCCTTCAGGAACATTAGCATACTGACTAATATAATTTGAAGGTTTTGTTTCACGTTGCTCTGTTTGTTGCGATTTCTTATTTTTTTTAGGTTGTTTATTTAATTGTGCTACAGTTGGTTTAGAATTTTTTTTTGTGTTAGAATAATAATTTTGAACCCCTGTATTTACAAGCGCGGAACTATTTTTTAAATTTGAATGCTTGTTTGTAATGATGTTTTGGTTGAGAGTTATGGACATTAAGTCTTCTCCATATAAAATGGTACCATTATAATTTTTTCGTATTTCAGCTGAAGTTGCTTCTTCATCCACATTTGTAAAGTTGAAATGTGTTAAAACTAAATTCTTAACATTTGCTTCTTTTGCCATTTGAGAGCTTTCAGCTAAATTAACATGTGCTTTTTCTTTTGCTCGACTATTGTTTCTATTGTTATTATTTTTAATCACATTCCTTTTTGAACCTACTTCAATAGCTCCTCCAGAATCCATGATTAAATAATCCGCATTTTTAGCTAAAATTGGTAATGATTCCGAGTAGGTTAAATCGCCAGAAATTACAATGGATTCATTTTCTACATCAAAACGATAAGCGAGTGTAGCAATAGTATGATTTACAGGTGTGTAAGTGATTTTTATTTCTCCAATATAGAATATGGTGTTTCCTGTTAAATTTTTAGCGGTGAAATTGGATTTAACATCAGTTAAACTTCTCCCAGATTTTGATAATCTATAATCAATATCTTCTCGATAATTTTCGATAGTATTATCGATTAGCGAAGTAGTTTGTTTTGGTCCTGCAATAATTGTTTTATTTCCACCAAGAAGCGATTGGATAAAAATAGGAGCAAACTCCTCATTATGGTCTAAATGATGGTGAGTAAAAAGCAAACCGTCAATGTCTTTAATTTTCGAGTTAATTTTGTTTAAATTGGCTTGTGTACCATTGCCCATATCAACCAAAATTTGAGTGTTTTTGTAAGTGATTAATACAGAAGGACCACATCGTTCTGTATTAAATTTAGGTGAGCCTGAGCCAATTATTGTTGCAGATAAATGGTTATTATTTTCTTGAGCGAACAATTGTGTTCCTAAAAAAAATAGTAGTAAAGCTAAGTGTTTTGTCATTTTAAATTTTTTACTTCTAAGACACTTGATTTTCTTAAAGGTTTAATTTGGATAGGAAGTTGGTATATTATCAGGTTTTGTGTATAGTTAGTTACGTGGTTAAGCAACTAAGTTAGTAAATATTTACGAACCCGTGAATATTCCGCAGGAGTATTCGCAAGTAGGGAAGAATAAAGTAATTAATTATACACGGTATTAACAACTGTAATTTATTTTTCATATTTCACTTCTTCTCCAAATGCTATAAAAACAAGAGCGTCAAAATGATTCAGTAATTTTGTTTTGTTATTTGGTAAATTGAAAATATACATATCATTAAAAATTTTATTTTTTAATTCAATGTTGTTTGATATTATTTTTTTCGAATCAAGAAAATAATTGCTTTCAAGAGAAGGCAAAAGAGATAAAATGTTCTTACTTTTTTTTCTAGCTTTTATGATGTTTTTTTCCTTTCTTTCAGGTAATCTTATTGAGCCAAAAGCAATATGATAAGAACTATTTGGATTTAGTTTTCTAAATTGATATCCCATAGTTTGTCCTTTCATTAAACCATTGTTAGATTTTGACATATGTCCATTAGCTAGCCAAACAATAAATTTTTTGCTTGGATTAGTTTTAACTAAAAAGTCAAGATTTTTAGCCATTTGTTTATCTCTTATTTTGATTCTATGCTTATCAGAATAGTTGTCTTTTACAGTATAAAGTTTAATAGCGCTTTCAATACTATTTAAAATTTGATTCCAAACCTTGTTTGTTTTAATTTTTTCATTCGTTTGAAGTTTTTGTATATAATTTTTTAAATAATCAACTTCTTTTTGAGATAATTCCTTTCTACTATTGTGCTGATTTTTTATAATTAGTTTAATAAGTCTTGTAAATTCTGTATTTAATTCAATTCCATCTTTTTTAAGAATTTCGGATAGTTTTTTTGTGAAATTTTGATATGAATATCTTGAATGTATTTTGTTGTCAAAACCCCAAATTGTGACACTATTTTCTTTAAGAAATTCGAAAAGTTCTTTACATTGTTTTGATTTACTCCACATTGTATATAAATTATGCTTGTCGTGGTCAAATAGCAAAGCAAAAAAATCACTCTCAAAAGCGATGTCCTTGTAACCGTGTTTAGTGACTAAATATTTTATAAATTCTGTTTTACCTAGGAAGTCAGAGCCACTATGATGAACAGCTTCTCCTAGAAATACAGTTTTTTTTTTACCAATATTTGTGTCAATTATTTCCTTAACTTGTTCTGTCAAAAGTTTGTCTATTGAATTCAATTCGTGAATATCTTTATTGATTTGAGAAAAGATAATTTGAATAGAAAAAAATAATGTTGATAGTAAAAATGCTTTTTTCATTATAGTTGTCAACGTTGTTGAATAAGCTTTGTAGCGTTGTTTAAGCAATGAATTTACTAAATAAAATACGAACGGCGAAATTCTGATTAATTAAATATTCAGGTTTACATAATTGAAGAAAATAAAACTTACATCATTGAAAATAGATTTAGAAATAACAATAAACTGCTCAATATTAGAAGTACAATATTTATTAATTTCCATATTCCATTTAAATGTTTTAAATTAATACTACTTATAATAACTGCTGAAATACTGAAAATTATACTAACAATTGTTGTGCTCCATCTTCCATCAAGAAAATCTGGGAAATAATTCTTAAAAATAGAAACTCTTTCAGCTTGTGTTGTTCCTAAATTACAAACATAAATCCATAAACTATAAATTATAAAAGGAATTATCAAGCAGATGAAACTAATTAAAGTTAAAATTTTCTTTTTGGTTTGATTTTTCATAATAAAATTAGTTTATTAATATTCCATTTTTTTGAATCAGAGTGTGTTCCGCCAATGAATGCCAATGGGCTTTTATATGGTTTGTTACGTGTTTCAAGCAACTAATTACCTACCAAGAAAGCTCGAGAGGACTTTGGTAAGTAGGCGATAAGCTAGCAATAAGATATACACAGTGTTTTAATAAGTAATTTATCGATTTTCAACTTTTTTATTCAACTTTTCTAAGTAGTTCAAGTATAACTCCGCTGAAACATCTTTCTCTTTATTAAATGCGTCTAAAAGTTCCTTTTCTTGACTCAATATTTCTTTAAGTCTATTT
Protein-coding sequences here:
- a CDS encoding erythromycin esterase family protein — translated: MKKAFLLSTLFFSIQIIFSQINKDIHELNSIDKLLTEQVKEIIDTNIGKKKTVFLGEAVHHSGSDFLGKTEFIKYLVTKHGYKDIAFESDFFALLFDHDKHNLYTMWSKSKQCKELFEFLKENSVTIWGFDNKIHSRYSYQNFTKKLSEILKKDGIELNTEFTRLIKLIIKNQHNSRKELSQKEVDYLKNYIQKLQTNEKIKTNKVWNQILNSIESAIKLYTVKDNYSDKHRIKIRDKQMAKNLDFLVKTNPSKKFIVWLANGHMSKSNNGLMKGQTMGYQFRKLNPNSSYHIAFGSIRLPERKEKNIIKARKKSKNILSLLPSLESNYFLDSKKIISNNIELKNKIFNDMYIFNLPNNKTKLLNHFDALVFIAFGEEVKYEK
- a CDS encoding MBL fold metallo-hydrolase, whose translation is MTKHLALLLFFLGTQLFAQENNNHLSATIIGSGSPKFNTERCGPSVLITYKNTQILVDMGNGTQANLNKINSKIKDIDGLLFTHHHLDHNEEFAPIFIQSLLGGNKTIIAGPKQTTSLIDNTIENYREDIDYRLSKSGRSLTDVKSNFTAKNLTGNTIFYIGEIKITYTPVNHTIATLAYRFDVENESIVISGDLTYSESLPILAKNADYLIMDSGGAIEVGSKRNVIKNNNNRNNSRAKEKAHVNLAESSQMAKEANVKNLVLTHFNFTNVDEEATSAEIRKNYNGTILYGEDLMSITLNQNIITNKHSNLKNSSALVNTGVQNYYSNTKKNSKPTVAQLNKQPKKNKKSQQTEQRETKPSNYISQYANVPEGGVVTSGELPDLNAFSANGNSLKIKELSKGKYTVLAMGCLTCPEFHKAYTGIEALNVDYAPKDVQFFFVYKSLRHPELDGYVEAQNISERLLMVKEVKKKLGTKVPWIVDAMDDNIRIALNSGSQSVYLISPEGKIVKGWGKLKEQELRQMLSDKVGAASTLTTIKDLDLPVIKRYEKRLNEETNTTIYRPEGLNILSIVPKKPEDTYYVKLRAEADRNLIETGNGKLALGFFPDPILDAHWNNLTPPMKYVLELPEGVTASPQEASAEKGPGDSDTEPRQFWVDIKGASPADQIELTLHYYGCTSNMCMALTHKYTINITPEDNGSRTFGFNKGKHNNNNNNNNNSQKAKNSGPSFERMLANMDTNHDGKVSKSEAKGKLKENFNKRDKNKDGYITEDELARRNR
- a CDS encoding GNAT family N-acetyltransferase, with protein sequence MKICIAQTKSQKGKAKENIQNHLRIIELGVKSNTDLIIFPELSITNYEPNLAKELTTEIENSIFNLFQELSNNNDVTIGIGMPTKANDGIKISMLIFQPNEKRVVYSKQMLHSDELPYFVCGNDQVILNIKEKKIAIGICFETLQSEHFLNANKEGADIYIASVAKPKGGIEKAYKHFPKIAREFSTPILMSNCIGNCHNFISVGQSAVWNKNGKLIEHLDSENQGILIYDTETELVKIDQSKIEKGQLFDLEKIFQIYLNGKIDLENNGIYQWTDNYPSISIIENDLKKDVLYTLKSNEKIIGAINISEEQETEYKLIKWEFNNSKVLVIHRLVIDPKYQKKGYAQKLMDFAENFAKENNYSSIRLDAYSQNLEVIEFYKKRNYFIRGNVNFPEREYPFHCMEKDIITVYNNLYN
- a CDS encoding alpha/beta hydrolase-fold protein; translated protein: MKTYCIFFFLIVVKYSALAQEYSSYKQPFQLNLYSETLNDSVSLEITLPKGIKNNTDAEYPIIYLLDKQNQNNYKYNLNTIDYLTSLLWMPEAIVVGITFPWKKRNKWTNPNISGGKADDFIIFLEKELNNELKKNYSISNFNLLIGHSRTAIFSSYALSKSPDFFNGAIANSVSNFDFGDKQQQAQFEFFLNKIPSIPHKYFYYFSVGEQSYGDLHETAVDTLNSYLISKDLPKNLEWRYYKYKVTHNLTPGLTASRALSEIFKDYGRRIDICFNLAKASKNKVPWNGFQELYSSLSSELGFKILPSELFYNSIASEYYNDYDNIYGTKKLNFTLEVLVKAIEKYPKDFSYFSWIGEIYMTQKDYEKGLLFLNKSIELINNDKSISKSDRISYIEEIEALKN